GTCAACCGGGTCCTAGATCGACCCGCCAGGTCGACCGGGTCTGGCTGAACCAattcccaagcgggttttggactccacccggaccggtcccataCCCAGATCGGCCGGGTTCCGGGTCGACCTACCggaccggtccgggttttaaaactatggtgtAGTGTCTCGTCAAGTGACTGgatcatatttttattcttacagcCTTGAAGTGGAAGAAGCCCCGGCTGACTAAGTCAATGAAAAGAGACTCAAGCAATGtactgaattttattttattttccatgaagAAGAATCAGTGCGATTTCCCCATATAATTTTGTAGAACCAGTCAgaatccttcttttttattatttgctgcGCATGCTAAGATAACGTAACATGCCTTTACCTaaccatttgtttttgttttttttcctttcttatttaagactttaagaaaatgattaactACCTAGCTAATACGTTTTAGGTCTTGGTCTGTTAGCTTCTTAAAGTAAGCTATCGAatccaaatattaaattgatatggaAATTTCAAGGAAGCAACAGCTGAATAGAAAATGGAAATTGATGTCTAGAATGACATTTCTGGGCTGATCTTTTCAGCTTAAAATGGTCACTTGTTTCTTATGATCATCGCCAATTTACTAAAGTAAAGTCATTCAGTTCATTGACAGTCATTTGTTATTGCTTAGTTGCTCAAAATGGCCACTCTTCTTCTCAACAAACTGTTAGACTCTGCTAAGGCGATTGAAGATGGTGATCTGAATCTTGCAGAGTCAGTTTTCAAGGAGATTAAATGCCTAAATGATGCGAATACCAGCACAGCAGCAAGAAAACTTGTCAGATTCTATGTTGAAGCGCTCATTCGGAGACTCTACAAACTGTATCCTCGAAATCCTACTCCATTAGCACCTTCCACGGATTCATATTACATCAGGTTCTGGCGATTTCTTCCCTTCGTATGGTTTGCAGGAAAAAGCAGCCACCATTCCATCCTTGATGCCGttgttggaaaaaagaaagtcCATGTTATCAACTTCTCTAATATGGAATTCAATATGCTGATTCGAGATTTGATGCGTGATCTAGTGAAGCAGGTGGGCAGTGGACTGTCCTTCCAAGTAACAAATATCAGACCTAAACTGTCAAACAATGAAGAGTACCTCCAAGAAATGGATCGCGTACTAGCTGCAGAGGCTAAAACACTACGCCTGACGGATTTCAAACTAGACCATGTATTTGCCAATACTGCAGCAGGTATTGTGGAATCCACTCTCAATCTCAAAAGAACAAGCGAGGACGAGGCGATCGTTGTGAAATGGG
This Populus alba chromosome 7, ASM523922v2, whole genome shotgun sequence DNA region includes the following protein-coding sequences:
- the LOC118032145 gene encoding DELLA protein GAIP-B-like, giving the protein MATLLLNKLLDSAKAIEDGDLNLAESVFKEIKCLNDANTSTAARKLVRFYVEALIRRLYKLYPRNPTPLAPSTDSYYIRFWRFLPFVWFAGKSSHHSILDAVVGKKKVHVINFSNMEFNMLIRDLMRDLVKQVGSGLSFQVTNIRPKLSNNEEYLQEMDRVLAAEAKTLRLTDFKLDHVFANTAAGIVESTLNLKRTSEDEAIVVKWEFELHKLILVPVAQSFPYYSSLFDSVEKDTTEHDIENKVSWEIDFRRQITNVVAREDIQHAERHETQAWWRDQLRRSGFHPVRQWFNHIRGFLFSDLTQYTIEGKNGCPLLRRYTVPLAITSCSV